A genomic window from Helicobacter suis HS1 includes:
- a CDS encoding RDD family protein, whose protein sequence is MEAKLEERLYKEHLVIAPFSWRVGAYGVDLVWVSFLSWDLHPYLPLHPIFLRFLCAFFGLHILYESLLMGFLGNSIGKLVFHLRILDVSSLDKPPFLARMKRCLYKEALLFFPLAYCFKDKFGRTFHDRHAKTLVIVSK, encoded by the coding sequence ATGGAAGCCAAACTAGAAGAACGACTCTATAAAGAACATCTTGTAATTGCCCCTTTTTCGTGGCGTGTGGGGGCTTATGGGGTGGATTTAGTTTGGGTGAGCTTTCTAAGTTGGGATTTGCACCCCTATTTGCCTTTACACCCCATTTTTTTACGCTTTCTGTGTGCTTTCTTTGGTTTGCATATTCTTTATGAAAGTTTATTGATGGGCTTTTTAGGTAACAGTATTGGTAAGTTAGTTTTCCACTTGCGTATCTTAGATGTGAGCAGTTTAGATAAACCCCCATTTCTTGCGCGCATGAAGCGTTGTTTGTATAAAGAGGCGTTGCTATTTTTTCCTTTGGCTTATTGCTTTAAGGATAAATTTGGCCGTACTTTCCATGACCGGCATGCCAAGACTTTGGTTATTGTGTCTAAATGA
- a CDS encoding phosphoribosylglycinamide synthetase C domain-containing protein: MGYFWFLGGVCVCVGWGKSLSEAKNHAYNLVKKVQFEGMQFREDIGSL, encoded by the coding sequence ATGGGGTATTTTTGGTTTCTGGGGGGGGTGTGTGTGTGCGTGGGTTGGGGTAAATCGCTGAGTGAGGCTAAAAACCACGCTTACAACTTAGTTAAAAAGGTACAATTTGAAGGCATGCAGTTTCGCGAAGATATTGGATCACTTTAG
- the purD gene encoding phosphoribosylamine--glycine ligase, whose translation MKKKILIIGGGAREYALGRKLKEDTRISELYFCPGNGGTQSIGENIPLEEYTQIVDFALQKGVDLVVIGPEEPLVGGLADMLKESGLAVFGPSKKASILEGSKSFTKNLATQYHIPTAPYCIVRDHTLAQEQVAALGFPLVVKVDGLSGGKGVVVVQSEEEYKQILGQLLLQEKHSKVLVEQYLKGFELSIFALVHHQNYLLLPPCHDYKKLTPEGPNTGGMGAFAPSSLCDEVLKNKIASQIIEPALKAMVEAGTPFIGVLYAGIMVVEQEGQLEPYLLEFNVRLGDPECSVLLPLLKTPLLDLLEATLEDRLDTIELELHPQHTLGVVLASKDYPYKISGGQNVYIDPMNEKNAHLDLGKIVQENGVFLVSGGGVCVRGLG comes from the coding sequence ATGAAGAAAAAAATTTTAATTATCGGGGGCGGAGCGCGCGAGTATGCTTTGGGGCGCAAATTAAAAGAGGATACGCGCATAAGTGAGCTGTATTTTTGCCCGGGCAATGGTGGCACACAAAGCATTGGCGAGAATATCCCCTTAGAAGAATATACCCAAATTGTAGATTTTGCCCTGCAAAAGGGTGTTGATTTAGTTGTAATTGGACCTGAAGAACCTTTAGTGGGGGGTTTGGCTGACATGCTTAAAGAATCCGGTCTTGCTGTTTTTGGCCCTAGTAAAAAGGCTAGTATCCTAGAGGGTTCTAAAAGTTTTACCAAAAATCTAGCCACACAATATCATATCCCAACAGCCCCTTACTGTATTGTGCGCGATCACACTCTAGCACAAGAACAGGTTGCCGCTCTAGGCTTTCCATTAGTGGTTAAAGTTGATGGACTTTCTGGAGGTAAGGGCGTGGTGGTGGTCCAGAGTGAAGAGGAATACAAACAAATACTGGGGCAACTTTTATTGCAAGAAAAACACTCAAAAGTGCTAGTAGAACAATATTTAAAAGGTTTTGAACTCTCTATCTTTGCTCTGGTGCACCACCAAAACTATCTTCTTTTACCCCCCTGCCATGATTATAAAAAACTCACCCCAGAGGGGCCAAATACGGGCGGAATGGGGGCTTTCGCGCCTTCAAGTTTATGTGATGAGGTTTTAAAAAACAAGATTGCAAGCCAAATTATAGAGCCTGCATTAAAAGCAATGGTAGAGGCGGGCACGCCTTTTATAGGGGTGCTTTATGCGGGGATTATGGTAGTTGAACAAGAGGGGCAATTAGAACCTTATTTGCTTGAGTTTAATGTCCGTTTAGGAGACCCTGAGTGTAGTGTGCTTTTACCTTTGTTAAAAACGCCTCTGTTAGATTTATTGGAGGCAACTTTGGAGGATCGTTTGGATACAATAGAATTAGAATTACACCCCCAACATACACTAGGTGTTGTACTGGCTTCTAAAGATTATCCTTATAAAATTTCTGGGGGGCAAAATGTTTATATTGATCCCATGAATGAAAAAAATGCCCATTTGGATTTAGGCAAAATTGTACAAGAAAATGGGGTATTTTTGGTTTCTGGGGGGGGTGTGTGTGTGCGTGGGTTGGGGTAA